A stretch of the Archangium violaceum genome encodes the following:
- a CDS encoding ATPase domain-containing protein → MNEAELSEEPVRRVSTGSPGLDTLLNGGWIHGGTYMVTGAPGTGKTILGNQLCFSHVAGGGRAVFVTMLSESHGRMMTHLHRMDFFQRDVIGQSLHYVSGYATLKAEGLDGLARLLYRSVREHQASVLVVDGLLAVQESAGSELNFREFLHALGVHNALAGCTTLVLTNWQENAAAPQFAMVDGVMVLDMQRQGLKAVRTVEVTKLRGEAQLIGQHTFEINGGGICVYPRLETLYSEQPREVPAPERRMGFGVPRLDGMIGGGLLTHSSTMLFGSPGSGKTLLGLHFLASGARQEEPGLYYGFMESSPRLLTKASNVGLELRPWVDSGLLVVETRAAVEALPDALAHELLALVDRHKARRLVIDGLEPLLQETLGPRRTPGFLIALTNALRSRGITSLMTQQTHVHFGPLLEARLEGLEAIVDNIVFLRYVELRSQLYRMLSIFKMRESDYESALREFSISTRGIDVAETFESAEAILTGQALPPRKKQKRSLRRKVERRMPARRRSRS, encoded by the coding sequence GTGAACGAAGCCGAGCTGTCCGAGGAGCCCGTTCGCCGGGTGTCGACCGGATCCCCGGGCCTGGACACCCTCTTGAATGGCGGGTGGATCCACGGTGGCACCTACATGGTCACCGGCGCACCCGGGACGGGGAAGACGATCCTCGGCAACCAGCTGTGCTTCTCGCACGTGGCGGGCGGAGGCCGGGCCGTGTTCGTCACCATGCTGTCCGAGTCCCACGGGCGGATGATGACGCACCTGCACCGCATGGACTTCTTCCAGCGCGACGTCATCGGCCAGTCGCTGCACTACGTGAGCGGCTACGCCACGCTCAAGGCCGAGGGGCTCGACGGGCTGGCGCGGTTGCTCTACCGCTCGGTACGCGAGCACCAGGCGTCGGTGCTGGTGGTGGACGGGCTGCTGGCGGTGCAGGAGAGCGCGGGCTCGGAGCTGAACTTCCGCGAGTTCCTCCACGCGCTGGGGGTGCACAACGCGCTGGCCGGCTGCACCACGCTGGTGCTCACCAACTGGCAGGAGAACGCCGCGGCGCCACAATTCGCCATGGTGGACGGGGTGATGGTCCTGGACATGCAACGCCAGGGGCTCAAGGCGGTGCGCACCGTGGAGGTGACGAAGTTGCGCGGCGAGGCCCAGCTCATCGGCCAGCACACCTTCGAGATCAACGGCGGCGGGATTTGCGTCTACCCGCGCCTGGAGACGCTCTATTCCGAGCAGCCCCGGGAAGTGCCGGCCCCCGAGCGGCGGATGGGCTTCGGCGTACCGCGGCTGGACGGGATGATCGGCGGCGGGCTGCTGACCCACTCCTCCACGATGCTGTTCGGCTCGCCGGGCAGCGGCAAGACGCTGTTGGGGCTGCACTTCCTGGCGAGCGGGGCCCGCCAGGAAGAGCCCGGCCTCTACTACGGCTTCATGGAGTCGAGCCCCCGGCTGCTCACGAAGGCGTCGAACGTGGGCCTGGAGCTCCGTCCGTGGGTGGACTCGGGCTTGCTGGTGGTGGAGACACGCGCGGCGGTGGAAGCGCTCCCGGACGCCCTGGCCCACGAGCTGCTGGCCCTGGTGGATCGCCACAAGGCACGACGGCTCGTCATCGATGGACTGGAGCCGCTCCTCCAGGAGACGCTGGGCCCGCGGCGGACCCCCGGCTTCCTCATCGCCCTCACCAACGCGCTGCGCTCGCGCGGCATCACCTCGCTGATGACCCAGCAGACCCACGTGCACTTCGGACCCCTGCTGGAGGCAAGACTGGAGGGCCTGGAAGCCATCGTCGACAACATCGTGTTCCTCCGGTATGTGGAGCTGCGCTCCCAGCTGTACCGGATGCTGTCCATCTTCAAGATGCGCGAGAGCGATTACGAATCCGCCCTGCGAGAGTTCTCCATCTCGACCCGGGGCATCGACGTGGCCGAGACCTTCGAGAGCGCCGAGGCCATCCTCACCGGCCAGGCCCTGCCGCCGCGGAAGAAGCAGAAGCGCTCGCTGCGCAGGAAAGTGGAACGGCGCATGCCCGCCCGGAGACGGAGCCGCTCATGA
- a CDS encoding response regulator, whose protein sequence is MSKLLIVDDEVAILEALTDILSVEGYEVATAANGAEGLEHTRKDRPDLILLDLMMPVMDGQEMLRRLKEDPDLRSIPVVVMSAGRVSKSELQGSRFLAKPFELDDLLDTVSAELNKGH, encoded by the coding sequence ATGAGCAAGCTCCTCATCGTGGACGACGAGGTGGCCATCCTGGAGGCCCTCACGGACATCCTCTCGGTGGAGGGGTACGAGGTGGCCACGGCCGCCAACGGGGCCGAGGGGCTCGAGCACACGCGCAAGGACCGGCCGGATCTCATCCTGTTGGACTTGATGATGCCCGTCATGGACGGACAGGAGATGCTGCGCCGGCTCAAGGAGGATCCGGACCTGCGCTCCATCCCCGTGGTGGTGATGAGCGCCGGGCGCGTGTCGAAGTCGGAGCTGCAGGGCAGCCGCTTCCTGGCCAAGCCCTTCGAGCTGGATGACCTGCTGGACACGGTGTCCGCGGAGCTCAACAAGGGGCACTGA
- the orn gene encoding oligoribonuclease, which yields MPAPHASPCFVWLDLEMTGLDPDESAIIEIGVIITGPDLVPKAEMERVIWQPDEVLGRMEPVVREMHTRNGLLKKVRDSPTSLRMAEKDVTALVAQHCSLGEGILCGNSIHTDRRFLVKYMPMLDRYLHYRQVDVTSLKVLGNAWFPDMVPLKKTSSGHTALADLRASIAELTHYRTHLFRVASGGQGS from the coding sequence ATGCCCGCCCCCCATGCATCCCCCTGTTTCGTCTGGCTCGACCTGGAGATGACCGGGTTGGACCCCGACGAGTCGGCCATCATCGAGATTGGTGTCATCATCACGGGTCCGGACCTGGTGCCGAAGGCGGAGATGGAGCGCGTCATCTGGCAGCCGGACGAGGTGCTGGGTCGGATGGAGCCGGTGGTGCGGGAGATGCACACGCGCAACGGCCTGTTGAAGAAGGTGCGCGACTCGCCGACGTCGCTGCGGATGGCGGAGAAGGACGTCACGGCGCTGGTGGCGCAGCACTGCTCGCTGGGCGAGGGCATCCTCTGTGGCAACTCCATCCACACGGATCGCCGCTTCCTGGTGAAGTACATGCCGATGCTCGACCGGTACCTGCACTACCGGCAGGTGGACGTGACGAGCCTGAAGGTGCTGGGCAACGCGTGGTTCCCGGACATGGTGCCGCTCAAGAAGACGTCGTCGGGGCACACGGCCCTGGCGGACCTGCGCGCCAGCATCGCCGAGCTGACGCACTACCGCACGCACCTCTTCCGCGTGGCCTCGGGCGGCCAGGGCTCCTGA
- a CDS encoding bifunctional alpha/beta hydrolase/OsmC family protein, whose product MTFPGARGRKLEAYLDLPARSPVAHALFAHCFTCGGGSFPARAISQALAGHGLAVLRFDFTEAGADAPVTHDFSDVADVLAAVAHLRATREAPRLLIGHSLGGTAVLHAAGEVPEARAVATLGAPFEPRQVHGLLAPVLKQAGEQGEARVRLGEGSMRVSRHFLEALTRSPMEDVLHRLGRALLVLHAPGDGVVGMGEAQRLYAAARQPKSILSLEGADHLLSRPEDARFAAAMVGAWAGRYVGSREVEAQREDGPELAQGVVEVREAGEGPFAQDIRVGRHRLRADEPTSFGGGDTGPSPYGLLAAALGACTAMTLRLYARNKGWPLEHVSVRLSHSKVHAEDCRHCETKEGKVDRIDRVVTLEGPLSPEQRQRLVQMADRCPVHRTLESEIDVNTFLEDDEEADGEQSPSPSGRGMG is encoded by the coding sequence GTGACCTTCCCGGGAGCCCGGGGCCGGAAGCTGGAAGCGTACCTGGACCTGCCGGCGCGGAGCCCGGTGGCCCATGCCCTGTTCGCGCATTGCTTCACGTGCGGGGGCGGCTCCTTCCCTGCCAGGGCCATCAGCCAGGCGCTGGCGGGGCATGGGCTGGCGGTGCTGCGCTTCGATTTCACGGAGGCCGGCGCGGATGCTCCCGTCACGCACGACTTCTCGGATGTCGCGGACGTGCTGGCGGCGGTGGCGCACCTGCGGGCCACTCGGGAAGCACCCCGGCTGCTCATCGGCCACAGCCTGGGCGGCACGGCGGTGCTTCACGCGGCGGGCGAGGTGCCCGAGGCGAGGGCGGTGGCGACGCTCGGGGCGCCCTTCGAGCCGCGCCAGGTCCACGGGTTGTTGGCGCCGGTGCTGAAGCAGGCGGGCGAGCAGGGGGAGGCGCGGGTGCGGCTGGGTGAGGGGTCGATGCGCGTCTCCCGGCACTTCCTGGAGGCGCTCACCCGGTCGCCGATGGAGGACGTGCTGCACCGGCTGGGCCGGGCCCTGCTGGTGCTGCACGCGCCGGGGGACGGGGTGGTGGGGATGGGGGAGGCGCAGCGCCTCTACGCGGCGGCGCGCCAGCCCAAGAGCATCCTGTCACTGGAGGGAGCGGACCACCTGTTGAGCCGGCCGGAGGACGCGCGCTTCGCGGCGGCGATGGTGGGGGCGTGGGCGGGGCGGTACGTGGGCTCCCGGGAGGTGGAGGCGCAGCGCGAGGACGGGCCGGAGCTGGCCCAGGGCGTGGTGGAGGTGCGCGAGGCGGGGGAGGGCCCGTTCGCGCAGGACATCCGGGTGGGGCGGCACCGGCTGCGCGCGGACGAGCCGACGTCCTTCGGTGGGGGGGACACGGGCCCCTCGCCCTATGGGCTGCTGGCGGCGGCGCTGGGGGCATGCACGGCGATGACGCTGCGCCTGTACGCGCGCAACAAGGGCTGGCCGCTGGAGCACGTCTCGGTGCGGCTGAGCCACTCGAAGGTGCACGCCGAGGATTGCCGGCACTGCGAGACGAAGGAGGGCAAGGTGGACCGCATCGACCGGGTGGTGACGCTGGAGGGGCCGCTGAGCCCGGAGCAGCGGCAGCGGCTGGTGCAGATGGCGGACCGCTGTCCGGTGCACCGCACGCTGGAGTCCGAAATCGACGTGAACACTTTCCTGGAGGATGATGAGGAGGCCGACGGTGAACAATCCCCCTCGCCCTCCGGGAGAGGGATGGGGTGA
- a CDS encoding dienelactone hydrolase family protein: MAVEREVEVIAGQARLGGTLAVPEGARGLVIFAHGSGSSRHSPRNRYVAYTLRMAGLGTLLFDLLTEDEEAEDEVTAALRFDIDFLARRLGEVTDWVFAHPELSRLRVGYFGSSTGAAAALVAAADRPEAIASVVSRGGRPDLAGGALERVLAPTLFIVGGADDIVLDLNQQALERLRAPKALEVIPGATHLFPEQGALERVADLAAGWFTRFLGSPLELEMRP; the protein is encoded by the coding sequence ATGGCGGTGGAACGGGAAGTCGAGGTGATTGCCGGGCAGGCGAGGCTGGGCGGGACGCTCGCGGTACCGGAGGGAGCGCGGGGGCTGGTCATCTTCGCGCACGGCAGTGGGAGCAGCCGGCACAGCCCTCGCAACCGCTACGTGGCGTACACGCTGCGGATGGCGGGGTTGGGGACGCTGCTCTTCGATCTGCTGACGGAGGACGAGGAAGCGGAGGACGAGGTGACGGCGGCGCTGCGCTTCGACATCGACTTCCTGGCGAGGCGCTTGGGGGAGGTGACGGACTGGGTGTTCGCGCATCCGGAGTTGAGCCGGCTGCGGGTGGGCTACTTCGGCTCGAGCACGGGGGCGGCGGCGGCGCTGGTGGCGGCGGCGGACCGGCCGGAGGCGATCGCCTCGGTGGTGTCCCGGGGCGGGAGGCCGGACCTGGCGGGAGGCGCGTTGGAGCGGGTGCTGGCGCCGACGCTGTTCATCGTGGGCGGGGCGGATGACATCGTGCTGGACCTGAACCAGCAGGCGCTGGAGCGGCTGCGTGCGCCCAAGGCGCTGGAGGTCATCCCGGGGGCGACGCACCTGTTCCCCGAGCAGGGCGCACTGGAGCGGGTGGCGGACCTGGCGGCGGGCTGGTTCACGCGCTTCCTCGGTTCGCCGCTGGAGCTCGAGATGAGGCCCTGA
- a CDS encoding phosphoribosyltransferase codes for MRFRDRTDAGRRLADLLMGYRAESPLVLGLPRGGIPVAYEVARALGAPLDVWVVRKVGAPRQPELGLGAVAEGGALFLDRGMMRSLGFSEAEVLRTAEREAAEVTARVARFRGPHPAPELAGRTVILVDDGVATGGTVRAAIRALRERRPRKIVLAVPVGAVESLDSLRAEVDDLICVHPAEFMLAVGEFYGDFSQTSDEEVQELLARVRGPRREVGSPEAAMDAGDNWWV; via the coding sequence ATGCGCTTTCGAGACAGGACGGACGCGGGCCGGCGACTGGCGGACCTGCTGATGGGATACCGGGCCGAGTCGCCCCTGGTGCTCGGCCTGCCGCGAGGCGGTATTCCCGTGGCCTACGAGGTCGCCCGGGCGCTGGGGGCGCCACTGGACGTGTGGGTGGTGCGCAAGGTGGGGGCGCCGAGGCAGCCGGAGTTGGGCCTGGGGGCGGTGGCCGAGGGCGGGGCGCTCTTCCTGGACCGGGGGATGATGCGCTCGCTGGGCTTCTCCGAGGCGGAGGTGCTGCGGACGGCCGAGCGGGAGGCGGCGGAGGTGACGGCCCGCGTCGCCCGCTTCCGGGGTCCGCATCCCGCGCCGGAGCTCGCCGGCCGCACGGTCATCCTGGTGGACGACGGCGTGGCCACCGGAGGCACGGTACGGGCCGCCATCCGGGCCCTGAGGGAGCGGCGGCCGCGGAAGATCGTCCTCGCGGTGCCGGTGGGCGCGGTGGAGTCCCTGGACTCGCTGCGCGCGGAGGTGGACGACCTGATCTGCGTCCATCCCGCCGAGTTCATGCTGGCGGTGGGCGAGTTCTACGGCGATTTCAGCCAGACGTCCGACGAGGAGGTGCAGGAGTTGCTGGCGCGGGTGCGCGGGCCGCGCCGGGAGGTGGGGAGTCCCGAGGCGGCGATGGACGCCGGGGACAACTGGTGGGTTTGA
- a CDS encoding ribose-phosphate diphosphokinase, whose amino-acid sequence MDLTVFSGTANRPLGEALARALGRPLGRCNLERFPDGEQHVELLEDVRGRNVCLIQPTVPPVGENLLELLLMADACWRGGATRLMAVLPYFGYARQDRRTGSGEALGGRLVADLLERGHFERLVAVNLHTPSLEGCFAMPLEHLNAGTLLAEAVRPHAGPGSVVVSPDLGAVKLAERYARQLGLPLAIVHKSRTSGSEVNVRGLVGEVRGLRPIIVDDLISTAGTIAATAEAVREAGCADDITVVATHALLVGPAVERLSKVPVRRLISTDSVVPRQGLPFHHEVVGLAPLLADAICRVTANAP is encoded by the coding sequence ATGGACCTGACCGTCTTCAGCGGCACCGCCAACCGCCCATTGGGTGAAGCACTCGCCCGGGCACTCGGACGACCCCTGGGCAGGTGCAACCTCGAGCGCTTCCCGGATGGCGAGCAGCACGTGGAGCTCCTGGAGGACGTGCGGGGGCGCAACGTGTGCCTGATCCAACCCACCGTGCCTCCCGTGGGGGAGAACCTGCTGGAGCTGCTGTTGATGGCGGACGCGTGCTGGCGTGGCGGCGCGACGCGGCTCATGGCGGTGCTGCCCTACTTCGGCTACGCGCGGCAGGATCGGCGGACGGGCTCCGGCGAGGCGCTCGGCGGCAGGCTGGTGGCGGACCTGCTGGAGCGCGGGCACTTCGAGCGCTTGGTGGCGGTGAACCTGCACACGCCCTCACTGGAGGGGTGCTTCGCCATGCCGCTCGAGCACCTCAACGCGGGCACCCTGCTGGCCGAGGCCGTGCGTCCCCACGCGGGCCCGGGCTCGGTGGTGGTGTCTCCGGACCTGGGCGCGGTGAAGCTGGCCGAGCGCTACGCGCGACAACTCGGGCTGCCGCTGGCCATCGTGCACAAGAGCCGGACGAGCGGCTCCGAGGTGAACGTCCGGGGACTGGTGGGCGAGGTGCGCGGGCTGCGGCCCATCATCGTGGACGACCTCATCTCCACCGCGGGCACCATCGCGGCGACGGCGGAAGCGGTGCGGGAGGCGGGCTGCGCCGATGACATCACCGTGGTGGCCACCCACGCACTGCTGGTGGGCCCCGCGGTCGAGCGGCTGAGCAAGGTGCCCGTACGCCGCCTCATCTCCACCGACAGCGTGGTGCCTCGCCAGGGGCTGCCCTTCCACCATGAGGTGGTGGGCCTCGCCCCGCTGCTCGCCGACGCCATCTGCCGCGTCACCGCCAACGCGCCCTGA
- a CDS encoding DUF1361 domain-containing protein, which produces MMTPRSRWMSLLRHHGLRPVLLSSAAAVVMLHLRLEWSGKPSFIFLVWNLFLAWVPYGLALLAGLLHARGKGRWWNLLPLGMAWLLAFPNAPYLLTDFIHLKPRPGVPMWFDAAMLASFAATGWLLGLLSLEVWKRLLEERWGRGVAWGGVLAASVLCGYGIYLGRFERWNSWNVLNRPGSLLEAVLGHLREPLTYRWLVGTTAVFAGLVLLSYLVFECLVPRRERASA; this is translated from the coding sequence ATGATGACCCCACGCTCCCGATGGATGTCCCTCCTGCGTCACCATGGACTGCGGCCGGTGCTGCTCAGCAGCGCGGCGGCCGTCGTCATGCTCCACCTGCGGCTCGAGTGGAGCGGGAAGCCGAGCTTCATCTTCCTGGTATGGAACCTGTTCCTCGCGTGGGTGCCGTATGGGCTCGCGTTGCTGGCGGGCCTGCTGCACGCGCGCGGGAAGGGGCGGTGGTGGAACCTGCTGCCGCTGGGCATGGCGTGGCTGCTGGCCTTCCCCAACGCGCCGTACCTGCTCACGGACTTCATCCACCTCAAGCCGAGGCCGGGCGTGCCGATGTGGTTCGACGCGGCGATGCTGGCGAGCTTCGCGGCCACGGGGTGGCTGTTGGGGCTGCTCTCGCTGGAGGTGTGGAAGCGGCTGCTGGAGGAGCGGTGGGGGAGGGGCGTGGCGTGGGGAGGGGTGCTGGCGGCGTCGGTGCTGTGCGGCTACGGCATCTACCTGGGCCGCTTCGAGCGGTGGAACAGCTGGAACGTGTTGAACCGGCCCGGCTCGCTCCTCGAGGCCGTGCTCGGGCACCTGCGCGAGCCCCTGACGTACCGGTGGCTGGTGGGGACGACGGCGGTGTTCGCGGGGCTGGTGCTGCTCTCGTATCTGGTGTTCGAGTGCCTGGTGCCGCGGCGGGAGCGGGCGAGCGCGTGA
- a CDS encoding enoyl-CoA hydratase, translated as MSDTLLTNLEAGVLTLTFNRPQKKNAFTGEMYDAAARALVDADQSDAVRVVVLTGAGNTFTAGNDLKDFLEHPPSGEDSPVFRYLRALSHLSRPVVAGVEGVAVGIGTTMLLHCDYVVATERAVFSMPFINLGLSPEGASSVLLPRVAGLALASELLMFGDPFDAATALRAGIINQVVPETSLAEVVHKRATALAARPVESLRLTKRLLREPLRATVDEALSREGAHFIQRLASAEAREAFNAFLSKKK; from the coding sequence ATGTCCGACACGCTGCTGACGAACCTGGAAGCCGGAGTCCTCACCCTCACCTTCAACCGGCCGCAGAAGAAGAACGCCTTCACCGGAGAGATGTACGACGCGGCCGCCCGGGCCCTGGTCGACGCCGATCAGAGCGACGCCGTGCGCGTGGTGGTGCTCACCGGCGCGGGCAACACCTTCACCGCGGGCAACGACCTCAAGGACTTCCTCGAGCACCCGCCCTCCGGCGAGGACAGCCCCGTCTTCCGCTACCTGCGCGCCCTGTCGCACCTCTCGCGCCCCGTGGTGGCCGGCGTGGAGGGCGTCGCGGTGGGCATCGGCACCACCATGCTGCTGCACTGTGACTACGTGGTGGCCACCGAGCGCGCCGTCTTCAGCATGCCCTTCATCAACCTGGGACTGAGCCCCGAGGGCGCCTCCAGCGTGCTGCTGCCCCGCGTGGCCGGCCTGGCGCTCGCCTCCGAGCTGCTCATGTTCGGCGACCCCTTCGACGCGGCCACCGCCCTGCGCGCCGGCATCATCAACCAGGTGGTGCCCGAGACGAGCCTCGCCGAGGTGGTGCACAAGCGCGCCACCGCCCTCGCCGCCAGGCCCGTGGAGTCCCTGCGCCTCACCAAGCGCCTGCTGCGCGAGCCCCTGCGCGCCACCGTGGACGAGGCCCTTTCGCGCGAGGGCGCCCACTTCATCCAGCGGCTCGCCTCCGCCGAGGCCCGCGAGGCCTTCAACGCCTTCCTCTCCAAGAAGAAGTAG
- a CDS encoding M1 family metallopeptidase, translating into MPKTTRRASLVLLATLTACGARQPVPTPDSSSAPASQAEAPSTPARPGPVSPTLRLPTQVRPTGYTAALTLDPSQPTFQGVVDIDLDVKEATDAIWLLGRRLTVKEATLTVDGKPVALTQTKGNGDFLGFLPERTLQPGSAHLRIAYSGELSERETLGAFRVQEDGAWYTYTQFEALGARRVFPCFDEPGFKVPWQLTFHVPAGNVAVTNTPLVSEEPGANGGTTWRFARTQPLPSYLIAFGVGPFDFLEAKPSGEKAVRTRIVTPKGRAVEGTYAAKVTPEILGHLEQYFGIPYPYEKLDVMSVPLFGGAMEHPGLVTFNSGLILSKPAEDAISRQRGFYETQMHELGHQWFGDLVTMAWWDDLWLNEAFATWITPRTVEVSQPTWDAPVERVRDRSRALDTDSLVTARRIRQPIESEDDILNAFDGITYGKGSAVLAMTESWLGRDVFQRGVRRYLRAHAHGNATAKDFLEALSAEAGKDVSGVLGSFLDQGGAPLVSMRLDCSGKVPVVKLSQSRFLPVGSKGEAKQTWKVPLCVRYGSGSVVDRACTVMEGETAELPLSQAKSCPSWLLPNADGAGYYRASLDAQMLGRLLSTENRSLSRAERVALLGDVQALVSAGQMPAADALGLLPGLAGEKDRQVFEASLELLGLLRPSMLSDARQADRERFLRDTYGARARALGFTPRANEDEDTRLLRPMLLRIAGGQGGDAKLVAEARKLTEKWLGDSRAIAPELVGITLGIAAAHGDAALHTKLMTAMRAEKERKKREQLLGALGSFKEPALVRENLKLLLEPGVDMREVGRLLFAASWDVRTRDVAYAFVKENYDALAARLPEERVEMLAWSAGSYCDPVHRQEAAAFFTERMARAPGGPRTLAQVLEGVDLCIAFKAAQGPGIESFLASPRKASTAPRR; encoded by the coding sequence ATGCCCAAGACCACCCGACGTGCCTCACTCGTCCTGCTGGCAACGCTGACGGCCTGTGGTGCTCGTCAGCCCGTTCCCACGCCGGACTCCTCCAGCGCTCCCGCGTCCCAGGCGGAGGCTCCATCCACTCCGGCCCGGCCCGGCCCCGTGTCGCCCACGCTGCGCCTGCCCACCCAGGTGCGCCCCACCGGCTACACCGCCGCGCTCACCCTGGACCCCTCCCAGCCCACCTTCCAGGGCGTGGTGGACATCGACCTGGACGTGAAGGAGGCCACCGACGCCATCTGGCTGCTCGGCCGCCGCCTCACGGTGAAGGAGGCGACCCTCACCGTGGACGGTAAGCCCGTGGCCCTCACCCAGACAAAGGGCAACGGCGACTTCCTCGGCTTCCTGCCCGAGCGCACACTCCAGCCCGGCTCCGCGCACCTGCGCATCGCCTACTCGGGAGAGCTCTCCGAGCGGGAGACCCTCGGGGCCTTCCGCGTCCAGGAGGACGGGGCGTGGTACACGTACACCCAGTTCGAGGCGCTCGGAGCGCGGCGCGTCTTCCCGTGCTTCGACGAGCCGGGCTTCAAGGTGCCCTGGCAGCTCACCTTCCACGTGCCCGCGGGGAACGTGGCCGTCACCAACACGCCGCTGGTGAGCGAGGAGCCGGGTGCCAACGGTGGCACCACCTGGCGCTTCGCGCGCACCCAGCCGCTGCCCAGCTACCTCATCGCGTTCGGCGTGGGCCCCTTCGACTTCCTCGAGGCGAAGCCCTCGGGCGAGAAGGCCGTGCGCACCCGCATCGTCACCCCGAAGGGCCGCGCCGTGGAGGGCACCTACGCGGCGAAGGTGACGCCGGAGATTCTGGGCCACCTGGAGCAGTACTTCGGCATTCCCTACCCGTACGAGAAGCTGGACGTGATGTCCGTGCCGCTCTTCGGGGGCGCCATGGAGCACCCGGGCCTGGTGACGTTCAACTCGGGGCTCATCCTCTCCAAGCCCGCCGAGGACGCCATCAGCCGGCAGCGCGGCTTCTACGAGACGCAGATGCACGAGCTGGGGCACCAGTGGTTCGGTGACCTGGTCACCATGGCGTGGTGGGACGACCTGTGGCTCAACGAGGCCTTCGCCACCTGGATAACGCCGCGCACCGTCGAGGTCTCCCAGCCCACGTGGGATGCTCCCGTCGAGCGCGTGCGCGACCGCTCGCGCGCGCTGGACACCGACAGCCTGGTGACGGCGCGCCGCATCCGCCAGCCCATCGAGAGCGAGGATGACATCCTCAACGCCTTCGACGGCATCACCTATGGCAAGGGCTCGGCGGTGCTGGCCATGACGGAGAGCTGGCTGGGCCGGGACGTCTTCCAGCGCGGCGTGCGGCGCTACCTGCGCGCCCATGCCCATGGCAACGCCACCGCGAAGGACTTCCTCGAGGCCCTGTCCGCCGAGGCCGGCAAGGACGTGTCCGGCGTGCTGGGCTCCTTCCTGGACCAGGGGGGCGCGCCGCTCGTGAGCATGCGGCTGGACTGCTCGGGCAAGGTGCCCGTGGTGAAGCTCTCGCAGAGCCGCTTCCTGCCGGTGGGCTCCAAGGGCGAGGCGAAGCAGACGTGGAAGGTACCCCTGTGCGTGCGCTACGGCTCGGGCTCCGTGGTGGACCGCGCCTGCACCGTCATGGAGGGCGAGACGGCCGAGCTGCCGCTGTCCCAGGCGAAGAGCTGCCCCTCCTGGCTGCTGCCCAACGCGGACGGCGCCGGCTACTACCGCGCCTCCCTGGACGCGCAGATGCTGGGCCGGCTGCTCTCCACCGAGAACCGCTCCCTCTCGCGCGCCGAGCGCGTGGCCCTGCTCGGTGACGTGCAGGCCCTGGTGAGCGCCGGCCAGATGCCGGCCGCGGACGCGCTCGGGCTGCTGCCGGGCCTGGCCGGGGAGAAGGATCGCCAGGTGTTCGAGGCGTCGCTGGAGCTGCTGGGCCTGCTGCGGCCCTCGATGCTCTCCGACGCGCGCCAGGCGGACCGGGAGCGCTTCCTGCGCGATACCTACGGGGCTCGTGCCCGGGCGCTCGGCTTCACCCCGCGCGCCAACGAGGACGAGGACACCCGGCTGCTGCGCCCCATGTTGCTGCGCATCGCGGGCGGGCAGGGCGGAGACGCGAAGCTGGTGGCCGAGGCGCGCAAGCTGACGGAGAAGTGGCTGGGTGACAGCAGGGCCATCGCTCCGGAGTTGGTGGGCATCACGCTGGGCATCGCCGCCGCCCATGGGGACGCGGCCCTGCACACGAAGCTGATGACGGCCATGCGCGCGGAGAAGGAGCGAAAGAAGCGCGAGCAGCTGCTCGGCGCGCTGGGGAGCTTCAAGGAGCCCGCGCTGGTGCGGGAGAACCTGAAGCTGCTGCTGGAGCCCGGCGTGGACATGCGCGAGGTGGGCAGGCTGCTCTTCGCGGCCAGCTGGGACGTGCGCACGCGGGACGTGGCCTACGCCTTCGTGAAGGAGAACTACGACGCGCTCGCCGCGCGGCTGCCCGAGGAGCGCGTGGAGATGCTGGCGTGGTCGGCCGGCTCCTACTGCGATCCGGTGCACCGCCAGGAGGCCGCCGCCTTCTTCACCGAGCGCATGGCGCGTGCTCCCGGTGGCCCCCGCACGCTCGCCCAGGTGCTGGAGGGGGTGGACCTGTGCATCGCCTTCAAGGCCGCCCAGGGCCCCGGCATCGAGTCCTTCCTCGCCTCGCCCAGGAAGGCGTCGACGGCGCCCCGTCGCTGA